Proteins from a single region of Corylus avellana chromosome ca11, CavTom2PMs-1.0:
- the LOC132166778 gene encoding uncharacterized protein LOC132166778: MLPAARIARKSSIESEPRTLGIHQIQYAREAAEYVVNTRSIEEAISIFTKGLKPVVGVARDNGNTKMDRGEEQECAGLRGHLRLQEPRDIASAPF; the protein is encoded by the exons ATGCTGCCGGCGGCGAGGATTGCCAGGAAATCATCGATAGAGAGCGAGCCAAGGACTCTGGGGATTCATCAAATCCAGTATGCAAGG GAGGCAGCGGAGTATGTGGTGAATACTAGAAGCATAGAAGAAGCAATAAGTATTTTCACCAAG GGATTAAAGCCAGTTGTTGGTGTTGCAAGGGATAATGGGAATACAAAGATGGATAGAGGTGAAGAGCAGGAGTGTGCAGGATTAAGAGGCCATCTACGATTACAAGAACCGAGGGATATAGCATCAGCACCTTTCTAG
- the LOC132166355 gene encoding BTB/POZ domain-containing protein At2g13690, producing the protein MDHSVRRKQGSRREGLVRRRSWCCSFAVPPSSPESLSLSRAKSLPTKSETLSKPSTNSVPNSPQSSKSGLGFVGRTRIDPRRILSPGRVSPIDSDPTVHSVQEDTAVAVESSTPRSKSQSFRAPPAGSPSSSGCAENEGVFDVRLNLRGKRGGCLVLELNSEVLSASSDVFGALIEEYKRNLSGSSSGAKMCRIEVPEVENLGVFRETIELMFEDDIPRRLLKIGAYRCIDILEVSAGIMFSNGVFFCLKYLEAVPWTEEEEDKLRILFTKIKFDDATTRDIMARLYCRDLVDSQQHLARQLVWSITSCTHANARNELKSLVKGLLCKSSVYEKDQADLNEEDLYIACQSCLSSLVSLFEEASGTIPYERLAKKEKDRPLIERISRQVDNINWLLEILLDRQMAEEFVDIWANQGELLKMHENASPMVRYELSRVSALLFIAMGTRKMHCRSESRSGLLLAWFGPMLLDFGWLQRCRKGLDMKALEEAMGQTLLTLPLKHQYKLFMEWFRCFSKHGTECPNLSKSFQIWWRRSFLRASETYGIESR; encoded by the exons ATGGACCATTCCGTCCGCCGGAAACAAGGGTCCCGTCGGGAGGGCCTGGTGCGCCGCCGATCATGGTGTTGCTCATTCGCAGTCCCGCCTTCAAGTCCAgaaagcctctctctctctcgcgcgAAGTCTCTTCCCACCAAGTCCGAGACCCTGTCAAAACCCAGCACCAACTCGGTCCCCAACTCGCCCCAGAGCTCCAAATCCGGGCTTGGCTTCGTGGGTCGGACCCGGATCGACCCGCGTCGAATCCTGTCCCCTGGACGGGTCTCCCCCATCGACTCCGATCCCACCGTCCATTCTGTCCAAGAAGATACCGCTGTAGCTGTTGAGTCCTCCACACCCCGTTCCAAATCCCAGAGCTTCCGAGCACCGCCGGCGGGCTCGCCCTCGAGCTCCGGGTGTGCCGAGAACGAGGGTGTCTTCGACGTGAGGTTGAACTTGAGAGGGAAGAGAGGTGGGTGCTTGGTCTTGGAGCTGAACTCGGAGGTTCTGAGCGCGAGTTCAGATGTGTTCGGGGCTTTGATCGAGGAGTATAAGAGGAATTTGAGCGGGTCGTCTTCCGGGGCGAAAATGTGCAGGATTGAGGTCCCGGAGGTGGAGAATCTTGGGGTGTTTAGGGAGACCATCGAGCTGATGTTTGAGGACGATATTCCAAGGCGGCTCTTGAAGATCGGTGCGTATCGGTGCATCGATATACTGGAG GTATCAGCAGGTATCATGTTCAGCAATGGAGTTTTTTTCTGTTTAAAGTACCTTGAAGCTGTTCCTTGGACTGAGGAAGAAGAGGATAAATTGAGGATCCTGTTTACAAAAATTAAGTTTGATGATGCTACAACTAGAGATATTATGGCTAGACTGTACTGTCGTGACTTGGTAGATTCCCAACAACATTTAGCCAGACAGCTTGTTTGGTCTATCACCAGTTGTACTCATGCCAACGCTAGGAATGAGCTAAAGTCATTAGTCAAGGGTCTCCTGTGCAAAAGTTCAGTCTATGAGAAGGACCAGGCTGATCTCAATGAGGAAGATCTTTACATTGCTTGCCAGTCATGTCTGAGTTCACTTGTCAGCTTGTTTGAGGAGGCCTCTGGCACTATTCCCTATGAGAGATTGGCTAAGAAGGAAAAGGATAGGCCCTTGATTGAACGCATCTCAAGACAAGTCGATAACATAAACTGGTTGCTAGAAATCCTGCTTGACCGGCAAATGGCTGAGGAGTTTGTGGATATTTGGGCAAATCAGGGAGAACTGCTTAAGATGCATGAGAATGCATCTCCAATGGTGAGGTACGAGCTCAGCAGGGTTTCAGCTCTTCTATTCATTGCAATGGGAACCAGAAAAATGCATTGCCGATCCGAATCAAGATCAGGGCTTCTCCTGGCATGGTTTGGTCCAATGCTGTTGGACTTTGGTTGGCTGCAGAGATGCAGAAAAGGCCTTGACATGAAGGCATTGGAGGAAGCTATGGGTCAGACACTCCTTACGCTTCCTTTGAAGCATCAGTATAAGCTGTTTATGGAATGGTTTCGGTGTTTCTCCAAGCATGGCACTGAATGCCCTAATCTAAGCAAATCCTTCCAGATTTGGTGGCGTCGCTCATTCCTAAGAGCTTCTGAAACTTATGGAATTGAATCCAGGTAA